TGCCCGCCTATCGCGCGGCCATCGCCAATGGTACGCTCGGCTGCAGCCGAGGCCGTAGCCCAAAGGCTGGACTACCTCTTTTGCAGAGGTAAACCTCGGGATGAACTGGGCGAAAACATGCCTTATGTGCCCGCCTTACGGCGAGCTGTTTCCGATGCTTCGCGCAGGATTTCCCGCCCCCCATTCGCTGCGATTGCGGCCACGATGACGCCCAGCACCAGATCCGGGATGTTCGACCCGAACCCCATCACCAGCACCCCGGACAGCACAATCGCACCATTGACGATGGAGTCGTTGCTGGTAAAGATCGCTGACGCCTTGAAGTTCACATCTTCCCCGCGATGGCGGCGCAGTAGTCTGAGGCACACTAGGTTCAAAGCCGCGTTCAGCGCGGCCATGGCCATCATGGCTGGGCCGACAGGCTCTTCCCCTCCAGCGAAGCGGCGTAGGACTTCCAACAGCAGCAGCGCGGCCAGGCCGATTAGCAAGAAACCCGACAAGCGGGCCGCGCCCACCTTGACCGTTGCCGCACGACCGACGGCATACAGGCTAACCGCATAGACCGACGCATCGGCGAGGTTGTCCAACCCGGCGCCCATCAGCGCCGTAGAGCCAGCCCAGATGCCAAGGGCAATGCCGGCGGCGGACTGCGTCAGGTTGATCAGCAACACAGTCAGAAGAATCTTTCGGTCCTTCGCATCGCTCGCATCTAGGCGGCCCAACTCGTCGTTTTCGTGATTTCTGTGGTTTTCAGCCATGCATTGTTCCTTCCAAATCGATGGATGCTGAAGCCTGTAGCGGCTGGAGAGTCAAGGCGCAGATGCAACGAACTTGCCACAGGGTCTTCCCGGACGCCCTTGACTCTACCGTAGCTAGAAGGTTTTCCAATCCAGTCAGAGCTTTAGGACAGAACAGATGAGCACCAATGCGCCCCCTTCATTGCGACTGTCATCCGGTATGGCTGCTATCCACTGATCCGTGGCGCCACTGCGGTTGTGCTCTTCGGCGAGCTCGCGACCGGCCGGCCGTCTTTTCCGACGGAGCTACTCACAGTGATCGTCGCGCTCGCTTGTGCCGCCTTGCTAGAGGGCGGGCGGCCTTTCCACTCCCCGTTGAGCCAGTAGCGGCGTTCCAAGCTGTGGTTGGCCGTCGGCGCATGGCTCGGCTTCTTGGTCGTGCATCTGGCCTTCCAGCACTCCAATCTGGGATACCGGGTCGGGCCGTTGGGATTGTTGATCGGGGTGGCTGAAGCCCATCGCTGGCATCACAAGCGTGAGCACGAAGACGCCCAAGTCAACTACGGCGATTTCTGGATGCCCGGGGGCCACTTGTTCAGCGCTTTCCGGTCGCAAAAGCACACGCTGGGCGCCAAAGAGTGACACTCAAGAAAGATGGACTTTCCAATGGACTACGGCCCGCAGCTTGTCTATCCCTTCCGGAGCCGGCCAGCAGCGGCAAACGCTTGCGCTGCTGGCTATACGATCTTGCCCACGTCGCATTCTTGCGCGAGTCGGGCCTTGCGGCTTCTTGCGAAGCGATCGCGAGTTGCGTGGCGTGCCCATGAGTCGGGCCGCGTCGTGGCGCACTGCTACCTTGGCCTGCACCTGCACCTGCGCAGCCACGCCGCGATGCTCGGTCTGGCCTGGAGAACCCGTAAGGTGGCGGAGATTGCGGCGCGCAGGTCGTCCGGCTCGCGCTGGCTCCTGTGGGCCACGCCCTCGGTCGCACGCCGTCTCAAAACGTCAGAATCGCGCGCTTTCGCATGATGGAGCGCGGCACGTGGCTCTCAGAACTGGACCCGATCACTTCCAGCACCGATGACACGCTCGAGCTTCAGGCGGGCTCGGCCAAGCTGTTGAGAATGCCGCACTCGCGCGAGGTTCGGGCGCTATCGCAGGAGCGTCGCAGATCCATTAACTCGCGCTCCAAGGCGCGCAATTCCTTCATCTTGGTCCGCACTTGCGCGATATGAGCGTCGACCAGCGCGTTCACCTCGCCGCAGCCCAACTCTGGCCGATCCCGTAAGTTCAGCAGTTGACGGATCTCATCCAGCGTCATGTCCTTCGCCCGGCAGCGGCGGATGAACAGCAAGCGCTGCAAATGGACTTCGTCATAGAGCCTGAAGTTGCCCTCGCTACGTGCAGGCTCGGGCAGCAAGCCTTCTGACTCGTAAAAGCGCACGGTCTGCACCAAGCAATCTGCCTTCTTGCCCAGTTCACCGATCCGCATCATGGTTGCTTCCTATAAAAAACTTGACTCTATATCTACTAGAGGTTTTCTAATGATGGCATCCGGGGAAAACCTTGTCAATGAAGAGCGATCTATGAACAAAGAACCTTCCAGCCCATGCGCCTGCTCCGG
This window of the Pseudomonas mosselii genome carries:
- a CDS encoding cation transporter; the protein is MAENHRNHENDELGRLDASDAKDRKILLTVLLINLTQSAAGIALGIWAGSTALMGAGLDNLADASVYAVSLYAVGRAATVKVGAARLSGFLLIGLAALLLLEVLRRFAGGEEPVGPAMMAMAALNAALNLVCLRLLRRHRGEDVNFKASAIFTSNDSIVNGAIVLSGVLVMGFGSNIPDLVLGVIVAAIAANGGREILREASETARRKAGT
- a CDS encoding DUF3703 domain-containing protein — encoded protein: MDYGPQLVYPFRSRPAAANACAAGYTILPTSHSCASRALRLLAKRSRVAWRAHESGRVVAHCYLGLHLHLRSHAAMLGLAWRTRKVAEIAARRSSGSRWLLWATPSVARRLKTSESRAFA
- the cadR gene encoding Cd(II)/Pb(II)-responsive transcriptional regulator encodes the protein MMRIGELGKKADCLVQTVRFYESEGLLPEPARSEGNFRLYDEVHLQRLLFIRRCRAKDMTLDEIRQLLNLRDRPELGCGEVNALVDAHIAQVRTKMKELRALERELMDLRRSCDSARTSRECGILNSLAEPA